The following coding sequences are from one Granulicella arctica window:
- the uvrA gene encoding excinuclease ABC subunit UvrA — protein MNDQITIRGARTHNLKGIDVDIPHNALTVVSGVSGSGKSSLAFDTVYAEGQRRYVESLSAYARQFLERIEKPDVDFMDGLAPAIAIKQKNQTRNPRSTVATATEIYDYLRLLYARCGTVTCLHCGGIVRHDTVDEIVTALLALPAGTRTYALFPIIRAELKLEPMQGTATEETEAPSTTKKTAKKAATKKTTATVTNITDSLKERLAELRRRGYNRLYQSGKIVEFSTPESLLELDFAQPIFVLIDRLSISPDSRARIVDAIETGYRESGEVQFHTAPREGEGEPQHLRYSAAFECSTCHRAYREPEPRLFSFNNPYGACPRCQGFGNTIDFDPNLIIPDKSKTLDEGAIAPWTTPKYRPHHGEMLRAAKSAHIPTNVPWYDLTAVQQRFLEDGSGSFPGIRGFFAALDRKKYKLHVRVFLSKYRGYALCPDCRGQRLRAEARAVLINSINICEASALTITAAQQFFDNLQLSPAQTEIAGKILEEVRQRIHFLHQVGLDYLTLDRLSSTLSGGESQRIQLATSLGSRLVGALYVLDEPSIGLHTRDTAKLIRIMEDLRDLGNTILVVEHDPDVIRAADHLLDLGPGAGELGGQLLAAGTVAEVTADPNSITGKYLSGRLTIPVPKHRREPGRERLKLTGARIHNLRGVDLDIPLGLLCCVTGVSGSGKSTIVHQVLYRALMQALGQTEGADPAHLYRELSGTQHLNDVVLVDQSPIGRTPRSNPVTYIKAFDDIRALFSAQPDAKRKSLTPGHFSFNVPGGRCDVCEGDGTVTVEMQFLADIELPCEECNGTRYKNSILDIKYKNKNIHDVLNMTVKEALYYFAGHPKIVDKLYVLDEVGLGYVRLGQSATTLSGGEAQRVKLASHLATARSTSTRASSNEAAKKAASRTLYILDEPTTGLHFDDVAKLLNAFHKLIDGGGSLLVIEHNLDVIKSADWVIDMGPEGGSGGGQIVAAGTPEQIATNPASHTGHWLAPVLKAASATRTAHAEEILA, from the coding sequence ATGAACGATCAGATCACAATTCGCGGCGCGCGCACACACAATCTCAAGGGCATCGACGTTGACATCCCGCACAATGCCCTCACCGTCGTCAGCGGCGTCAGCGGCTCCGGCAAATCCTCGCTGGCCTTCGACACCGTCTACGCCGAGGGCCAACGCCGCTACGTTGAATCCCTCTCTGCCTACGCCCGTCAGTTCCTCGAACGCATCGAGAAGCCCGACGTCGACTTCATGGACGGCCTCGCTCCAGCCATCGCCATCAAGCAGAAGAACCAGACGCGCAACCCACGTTCCACCGTCGCCACCGCAACCGAGATCTACGACTACCTCCGCCTGCTCTACGCCCGCTGCGGCACCGTCACTTGCCTGCACTGCGGCGGCATCGTCCGCCACGACACCGTCGATGAGATCGTCACCGCACTCCTCGCTCTGCCCGCCGGAACCCGCACCTACGCGCTCTTCCCCATCATCCGCGCCGAGCTCAAACTCGAGCCGATGCAGGGCACGGCTACAGAAGAGACGGAGGCCCCAAGCACCACAAAAAAGACAGCAAAGAAAGCCGCCACCAAAAAAACAACTGCAACCGTTACAAACATCACCGACTCACTCAAAGAGCGTCTCGCCGAGCTCCGCCGCCGTGGCTACAACCGCCTCTACCAAAGCGGCAAGATCGTCGAGTTCTCCACCCCTGAATCACTCCTCGAGCTTGATTTCGCTCAGCCCATCTTCGTCCTCATCGACCGCCTCTCCATCAGCCCAGACTCACGCGCAAGAATCGTAGACGCCATCGAGACCGGCTACCGCGAATCCGGCGAGGTCCAGTTCCACACTGCTCCCCGCGAAGGTGAAGGCGAGCCGCAGCACCTCCGTTACTCCGCCGCCTTCGAGTGCTCTACCTGCCATCGCGCCTACCGCGAGCCCGAGCCGCGCCTCTTCTCCTTCAACAACCCCTATGGTGCATGCCCACGCTGCCAGGGGTTCGGCAACACCATCGACTTCGACCCCAACCTCATCATTCCCGACAAATCGAAGACGCTCGATGAAGGCGCCATCGCTCCCTGGACCACTCCCAAATATCGCCCGCACCATGGCGAGATGCTCCGCGCCGCGAAGTCTGCGCACATCCCCACCAACGTCCCGTGGTACGACCTCACCGCCGTGCAGCAGCGCTTCCTCGAAGACGGCAGCGGCAGCTTTCCCGGCATCCGCGGCTTCTTCGCCGCGCTCGATCGCAAGAAATACAAGCTCCACGTCCGCGTCTTCCTCTCAAAGTACCGCGGCTATGCTCTCTGCCCCGACTGCCGTGGCCAGCGCCTCCGCGCCGAAGCTCGCGCCGTCCTCATCAACAGCATCAACATCTGCGAGGCTTCCGCCCTCACCATCACCGCCGCGCAGCAGTTCTTCGACAATCTGCAACTGTCCCCGGCACAGACCGAGATCGCCGGAAAGATCCTCGAAGAGGTTCGCCAGCGCATCCACTTCCTCCATCAGGTAGGACTCGACTACCTCACACTCGACCGCCTCAGCTCTACGCTCTCCGGAGGCGAATCACAACGTATCCAGCTCGCAACCAGCCTCGGCTCGCGTCTTGTCGGCGCACTTTATGTACTCGATGAACCAAGCATCGGCCTCCATACACGCGATACCGCGAAGCTCATCCGCATCATGGAAGACCTCCGCGACCTCGGCAACACCATCCTCGTCGTCGAGCACGATCCCGACGTCATCCGCGCCGCTGACCACCTCCTCGATCTCGGCCCCGGCGCAGGCGAACTCGGCGGCCAACTCCTCGCCGCAGGCACCGTCGCCGAAGTCACCGCCGACCCCAACTCCATCACCGGGAAATATCTCTCCGGTCGCCTCACCATCCCTGTTCCGAAGCATCGCCGCGAGCCCGGCCGCGAACGCCTCAAACTCACCGGTGCCCGCATCCACAACCTCCGCGGCGTCGACCTCGACATTCCCCTCGGCCTGCTCTGCTGCGTCACCGGAGTCTCCGGCTCAGGCAAGTCCACCATCGTCCACCAGGTCCTCTACCGCGCCCTGATGCAGGCCCTTGGTCAGACCGAAGGCGCCGACCCCGCTCACCTCTACCGCGAGCTCTCAGGCACCCAACACCTCAACGATGTCGTCCTCGTCGATCAGTCCCCCATCGGCCGTACCCCGCGCTCGAACCCCGTCACCTACATCAAAGCCTTCGACGACATTCGCGCCCTGTTCAGCGCCCAACCCGACGCCAAGCGCAAGAGCCTCACCCCCGGCCACTTCTCCTTCAACGTCCCCGGCGGCCGTTGCGATGTCTGCGAAGGCGACGGCACCGTTACCGTCGAGATGCAGTTCCTCGCCGACATCGAACTCCCCTGCGAAGAATGTAACGGCACACGTTACAAGAACTCCATCCTAGACATCAAGTACAAGAACAAGAACATCCATGACGTTCTCAACATGACCGTCAAGGAAGCCCTGTACTACTTCGCGGGCCATCCGAAGATCGTCGACAAGCTCTACGTGCTCGACGAGGTCGGCCTCGGCTATGTGCGTCTCGGCCAATCCGCCACCACGCTCTCCGGTGGCGAAGCCCAGCGCGTCAAGCTCGCCTCGCACCTCGCCACCGCCCGCTCCACCAGCACCCGCGCCTCCAGCAACGAAGCCGCTAAGAAAGCCGCCAGCCGTACCCTCTACATCCTCGACGAGCCCACTACCGGCCTTCACTTCGACGACGTCGCCAAGCTCCTCAACGCCTTCCACAAGCTCATCGACGGCGGCGGCTCGCTCCTCGTCATCGAACACAACCTCGACGTCATCAAGTCCGCGGACTGGGTCATCGACATGGGCCCAGAAGGAGGCAGCGGCGGAGGCCAGATCGTCGCCGCCGGTACGCCTGAGCAGATCGCCACCAACCCTGCCAGCCACACCGGCCACTGGCTCGCCCCCGTCCTCAAGGCCGCCTCGGCCACCCGCACCGCACACGCCGAAGAGATCCTTGCATGA
- a CDS encoding tetratricopeptide repeat protein: MNILTAQKQEEAKPKYLRLLLCLFLLAPLAAKAQLPPGTIDTTAAPQPDPSAALRTQATDALDKQDYPTALKLLSTLAEQNPKDARTLYDLGFTEDALDHEPEATAAYQKSIAADATYFEPHLALGLLLARTGKLSEAHAELAAAVTLTTPDGTLKARAYRALARLDQTTDPAAASDDLLEALKLSPESVEDALLAGELAEAAHDLPAAEGTYRRILATHADDPAVTAALAHLLLSLKRAPEAEPILTSALVRHPGDPTLTSQLAATDAAEGKTAEAIALIEELHTASPTNPNLTRLLAHLYSDNKQPEKAAPLYADLLSLSPQDASLLADQGATLLQLHNYVEAQNVLTRAISNPTAFANPVDLGSAAENLAFAASHNNHPDIVLQAVAVRAKVLPDSAASLFLAATANDSLHHVKQASELYKQFLAIAAGKYPDQEWEASHRLIALQHMR; this comes from the coding sequence ATGAATATCCTAACGGCTCAAAAACAAGAAGAAGCGAAGCCGAAGTACCTGCGATTACTGTTGTGCCTGTTCCTCCTTGCACCCCTGGCGGCCAAAGCCCAGCTCCCTCCCGGCACCATCGACACCACCGCCGCGCCCCAGCCCGACCCCTCAGCCGCCCTCCGCACCCAAGCCACCGACGCCCTCGACAAGCAGGACTATCCCACCGCCCTCAAGCTCCTCTCGACCCTCGCCGAGCAGAACCCCAAAGACGCCCGCACCCTCTACGATCTCGGCTTCACCGAAGACGCGCTCGACCATGAGCCCGAAGCGACAGCAGCCTATCAAAAATCCATCGCCGCCGACGCTACCTACTTCGAACCCCATCTAGCCCTCGGCCTCCTCCTCGCCCGCACCGGCAAGCTCTCCGAGGCCCATGCCGAACTCGCCGCCGCCGTCACCCTGACCACCCCCGACGGCACTCTCAAGGCCCGCGCCTACCGCGCCCTCGCCCGCCTCGACCAGACCACCGATCCCGCCGCCGCCAGCGACGATCTCCTCGAAGCCCTCAAGCTCTCCCCTGAAAGCGTCGAAGACGCCCTGCTCGCCGGAGAACTCGCCGAAGCCGCGCACGATCTTCCCGCCGCCGAGGGCACCTACCGCCGCATCCTCGCCACCCATGCGGACGATCCCGCCGTCACCGCCGCCCTCGCCCACCTTCTGCTCTCACTCAAACGAGCCCCCGAGGCCGAACCGATCCTCACCTCAGCTCTTGTCCGGCATCCAGGCGACCCTACGCTCACCAGCCAGCTCGCCGCCACCGACGCAGCCGAAGGCAAAACCGCCGAAGCCATCGCTCTCATCGAAGAACTCCACACAGCTAGCCCCACTAATCCCAACCTCACCCGTCTCCTTGCTCATCTCTACAGCGACAACAAGCAGCCTGAGAAAGCCGCCCCGCTCTACGCCGATCTACTCAGCCTATCTCCCCAGGACGCCAGCCTTCTAGCCGATCAGGGCGCGACTCTTCTCCAGTTGCACAACTACGTCGAAGCCCAGAACGTCCTCACCCGAGCCATCTCCAATCCGACAGCTTTCGCCAATCCAGTTGACCTGGGAAGCGCAGCCGAAAACCTCGCCTTCGCGGCATCGCACAACAATCATCCAGATATAGTCTTGCAAGCAGTCGCGGTTCGTGCTAAAGTGCTGCCAGATTCAGCAGCGTCCCTGTTCCTTGCAGCAACTGCGAATGACTCACTGCACCACGTCAAGCAAGCGTCCGAGTTGTACAAACAGTTTCTGGCCATCGCGGCCGGAAAATATCCAGATCAGGAGTGGGAGGCCAGCCACCGGCTTATCGCTCTCCAACACATGAGGTAG
- a CDS encoding M48 family metallopeptidase → MEYRELRPRAPIPALDIRFRRFTSLNTTIRLREGRLHVRLSDLLESAPESVHHAIAHILLAKLYKKPISPTHADRYRRHTSSETVSKQAEHIRQTRGRKRISTPQGHRYDLDEVFESLNTRFFHGLLGRPTLTWSAHHAKRMLGHYDAAHNTIVVSRVFDRPDTPRCAIEYLLYHEMLHLKHPVRVKAGRRCVHSKEFQAEERLFPQLNEAKAYLRRL, encoded by the coding sequence TTGGAGTACCGCGAGCTCCGCCCCCGTGCGCCAATTCCTGCGCTCGATATCCGCTTCCGCCGCTTCACCTCGCTCAACACGACCATTCGCCTCCGCGAAGGCCGCTTACATGTTCGCCTGTCGGACCTTCTCGAGTCCGCGCCAGAGTCCGTCCACCACGCCATCGCTCACATCCTTCTCGCCAAGCTCTACAAAAAGCCCATCTCTCCCACCCACGCGGACCGCTATCGCCGCCATACCTCGTCGGAGACTGTCTCCAAGCAAGCCGAACACATCCGTCAGACCCGCGGCCGCAAACGTATCTCCACCCCGCAGGGACACCGCTACGATCTCGACGAGGTCTTCGAGAGCCTCAACACACGCTTTTTTCACGGCCTGCTCGGTCGCCCCACTCTTACCTGGAGCGCCCATCATGCCAAACGCATGCTGGGACACTACGACGCCGCCCACAACACCATCGTCGTCAGCCGCGTCTTCGACCGCCCCGACACTCCTCGATGTGCCATCGAGTATCTGCTGTATCACGAGATGCTCCACCTCAAGCATCCCGTCCGGGTCAAAGCAGGTCGCCGCTGCGTCCACTCGAAGGAGTTCCAGGCCGAAGAGCGCCTCTTCCCCCAGTTAAACGAAGCAAAAGCTTACCTGCGCCGACTTTAG
- a CDS encoding prolipoprotein diacylglyceryl transferase, with product MYPYINIGPVHLGTFGLLLWLAAVAATVVLHKNFLRHGVDADALNVVAMVVVAGVIGAKVWHELQNIPDLRFAMREISAPGWHQPLKVLVAFLHWFQAGFAWFGGMLAGVAMLMWQGRIAKVGPIRMLDLAAPAAAIGYGVGRIGCLTSGDGDYGIPTHLPWGVHMRPDALVPTPNLVQPTPIYELLFSLALAWLLWRLGRKVRPLGWLTGLYLLLSGLGRFLVEFVRINPRIYWGMSNAQVAAIGSMVVGAIVMLAVGARKGSTAS from the coding sequence ATGTATCCCTATATCAATATCGGCCCGGTGCACCTGGGCACGTTCGGTCTGCTCTTGTGGTTGGCCGCGGTTGCAGCAACTGTCGTTCTGCATAAAAACTTTCTTCGTCATGGTGTGGACGCCGACGCTTTGAATGTCGTCGCCATGGTCGTCGTCGCCGGTGTCATCGGCGCAAAGGTCTGGCACGAGCTACAGAACATCCCTGATCTCCGCTTTGCCATGCGGGAGATCTCCGCGCCAGGCTGGCATCAGCCCCTCAAGGTGCTGGTCGCCTTTCTGCACTGGTTCCAGGCAGGATTCGCCTGGTTCGGCGGCATGCTCGCCGGTGTTGCCATGTTGATGTGGCAAGGGCGAATCGCTAAGGTAGGACCAATTCGCATGCTCGATCTTGCCGCCCCAGCCGCTGCCATCGGCTACGGCGTAGGCCGCATCGGATGTCTCACCTCGGGCGACGGAGACTATGGCATCCCAACACACCTTCCCTGGGGCGTACATATGCGTCCAGACGCGCTCGTCCCCACTCCGAACCTCGTCCAGCCCACCCCCATCTACGAGCTGCTATTCTCCCTGGCCCTCGCTTGGTTACTCTGGCGTCTAGGGCGAAAGGTCCGACCACTTGGGTGGCTCACTGGCCTCTACCTCCTCCTCAGCGGCTTAGGCAGATTCCTGGTAGAGTTTGTCCGCATCAACCCCCGCATCTACTGGGGAATGAGCAACGCCCAGGTCGCAGCCATCGGCTCCATGGTCGTCGGTGCAATCGTGATGCTCGCAGTGGGGGCCAGAAAAGGTTCCACGGCTTCCTGA
- the hpt gene encoding hypoxanthine phosphoribosyltransferase yields MPSSPLQFPPAASMDVLYSKTQIAERVAAIGKQISEDYEGQSIVLIGVLKGAAIFLADLARAITVDATFDFVAVSSYGRARVSSGAVKLIKDIDNPIEGKHVILVEDILDTGLTLSYLRGLMLQHKPASLKIATCLDKPERRLVPIEADYVAFSIPNAFVIGYGMDYAERYRNVEDIRLMPPEVGGH; encoded by the coding sequence ATGCCTTCCAGTCCGCTCCAGTTCCCTCCCGCCGCCTCCATGGATGTTCTCTACTCGAAGACGCAGATCGCCGAGCGCGTTGCCGCCATCGGAAAACAGATCTCAGAGGACTATGAAGGCCAGTCCATCGTTCTGATTGGCGTCCTCAAGGGCGCTGCGATCTTTCTTGCCGACCTTGCGCGGGCCATCACGGTCGATGCGACCTTCGACTTCGTTGCGGTTTCGAGCTACGGGCGGGCACGGGTTTCTTCTGGCGCGGTGAAGCTGATCAAGGACATCGACAACCCGATCGAGGGTAAGCATGTGATTTTGGTCGAGGACATTCTCGATACCGGGTTGACGCTGAGCTACCTGCGCGGCCTGATGCTCCAGCACAAGCCTGCGTCCCTCAAGATCGCTACTTGCCTTGATAAGCCCGAGCGACGTCTTGTTCCGATTGAAGCGGATTATGTGGCGTTCAGCATTCCTAATGCGTTTGTGATTGGTTATGGGATGGACTATGCGGAGCGCTACCGGAACGTCGAGGACATTCGGCTGATGCCTCCTGAGGTTGGCGGCCACTAA
- a CDS encoding LLM class flavin-dependent oxidoreductase has translation MEKDPTKVRLSVLDQSPVSVGSTPADALQRSIELARHVEALGYHRFWMSEHHAMGTLACTAPEVMLARIGAETRRIRIGAGGIMLPHYTPLKVAECFRMLHALYPGRVDLGIGRAPGGGPVEALALKRDRNTKMLDDFPQQVEELQAFLNHGFPNDHPFSRISVAPDMPGGPDVWLLGSSMWSAAAAAEFGLPYSFAHFFSPVNTRSAIEAYKRSFLMSTCRDAPEATVAVGVICAETQEEAEFLHASVRLLQYRIRQGDRSPVAQPEQALRELKLLGEPGTAAGLKTEEGEWPRYFVGPPAKVRSDLEQMASALGLRELIVNTIVWDHKARLRSYKLLAKAFEIEAHP, from the coding sequence ATGGAAAAAGATCCCACAAAAGTACGGCTTTCAGTGCTCGACCAGTCTCCCGTCTCGGTCGGCAGCACACCTGCGGACGCGCTCCAGCGCTCCATCGAACTCGCCCGTCACGTCGAGGCGCTTGGCTACCATCGCTTCTGGATGTCCGAGCATCACGCCATGGGAACCCTCGCCTGCACCGCCCCAGAGGTCATGCTCGCTCGCATCGGCGCGGAGACACGTCGTATCCGCATCGGTGCTGGTGGCATCATGCTGCCCCACTACACCCCCCTTAAAGTGGCGGAGTGCTTCCGTATGCTTCACGCCCTCTATCCCGGTCGCGTCGATCTCGGCATAGGCCGTGCCCCCGGCGGCGGCCCGGTAGAGGCTCTTGCGCTTAAACGCGACCGCAACACCAAAATGCTGGACGACTTCCCCCAACAGGTCGAGGAGCTACAGGCGTTCCTCAACCACGGCTTCCCGAACGACCATCCTTTTTCCAGGATAAGTGTCGCTCCCGATATGCCCGGCGGCCCCGATGTCTGGCTCCTCGGCTCCAGCATGTGGAGCGCCGCTGCCGCAGCCGAGTTCGGCCTGCCCTACTCCTTCGCCCACTTTTTCAGCCCCGTCAACACCCGCTCTGCCATCGAGGCCTACAAGCGTAGCTTCCTCATGAGCACCTGCCGCGATGCCCCCGAGGCGACCGTAGCCGTCGGTGTCATCTGCGCGGAGACCCAGGAAGAGGCCGAGTTCCTCCACGCCAGTGTCCGCCTACTCCAGTACCGCATCCGCCAGGGAGACCGCAGTCCGGTTGCCCAACCTGAGCAGGCGCTCCGCGAACTGAAGCTCCTGGGCGAGCCCGGAACTGCCGCCGGACTCAAGACCGAGGAAGGTGAGTGGCCCCGCTACTTCGTCGGCCCCCCCGCCAAAGTGCGGTCGGATCTGGAACAGATGGCCAGTGCTCTAGGCCTCCGGGAGCTGATCGTCAACACCATCGTTTGGGACCATAAAGCTCGCCTGCGAAGCTACAAGCTCCTCGCCAAAGCCTTCGAGATAGAAGCGCATCCGTAA
- the deoC gene encoding deoxyribose-phosphate aldolase, giving the protein MSTVSVSNHSTYDAAAFAAQALASPQNLAAVLDHTLLRPDATRSQVIQLCEEAAEHKFACAMVNPTWVATAAQTLAGTGVPVGVVIGFPLGATLSSSKRDETVRVLKLGAHDVDMVLNVGLLKSGKPEDFEAVKQDIRGVVELAHGSGAIVKVILETCLLSFEEKLRASELALAAGADFLKTSTGFSTGGATTDDIALMRGAAGVNAGVKASGGIRSLADASAMLYAGASRIGASASVKILAELGGQAPAATAGSGY; this is encoded by the coding sequence TTGAGCACAGTTTCGGTTTCCAATCACTCCACCTATGACGCAGCCGCCTTTGCCGCGCAGGCGTTGGCTTCACCACAAAATCTGGCTGCGGTGCTGGACCACACGCTACTGCGCCCGGACGCAACGCGCTCCCAGGTGATTCAACTGTGCGAAGAGGCGGCGGAGCATAAATTTGCCTGCGCGATGGTGAATCCGACATGGGTTGCGACGGCGGCGCAGACACTGGCGGGGACAGGTGTACCGGTAGGGGTCGTGATTGGCTTTCCGCTAGGAGCTACGTTGTCGAGCTCGAAGCGCGACGAGACGGTGCGGGTACTGAAGCTGGGCGCGCATGACGTGGATATGGTGCTCAATGTCGGGTTACTGAAGTCGGGCAAGCCGGAGGACTTCGAAGCGGTGAAGCAGGATATCCGTGGGGTGGTGGAGCTGGCGCATGGCAGCGGAGCGATTGTGAAGGTGATTCTGGAGACGTGCCTGTTGAGCTTTGAGGAGAAGCTGCGGGCATCGGAGCTGGCGCTTGCGGCGGGAGCGGACTTTCTGAAGACGAGCACTGGTTTTTCGACTGGCGGGGCGACGACGGACGATATTGCGCTGATGCGAGGGGCTGCGGGAGTGAATGCAGGGGTGAAGGCATCGGGGGGGATACGGTCGCTGGCGGATGCGTCGGCGATGCTGTATGCGGGAGCCAGCCGAATTGGGGCGAGCGCGAGCGTCAAGATACTGGCGGAGCTGGGTGGACAGGCTCCGGCGGCAACAGCGGGGTCGGGATACTGA
- a CDS encoding SpoIIE family protein phosphatase, with translation MAKSDKSRRAGTPGADPPRAEDHFEGDYRPPLQEHALVPEPNPHIRVEPLQVEFLHRLADALNTTLDVNTLMHKVADLVRAVIDYRIFAILLLNDRTNELRMRFQSGHTPEIERLRIKIGHGVVGQAALQRRSLLIEDVSTFPQYIDANPNVKSELAVPLIMKNKVIGVLDLQSEQPGFFTTEHRRLLELTASRMSTAIENARLYTRVSRQAETLSVLNDISREITSILDPDDLLERIGQLLKRVIDFQMFTILLWNEREEQFEHRFSSRYGERIAKVRTVQLGQGLIGVAAEERIPILAPDVRKDSRYIAENPETRSELSVPLIYKGKVIGVMDLEHTRVNYYNEEHQRTLSTLAAQVAISIANARLYQRIHEEEQRMERDLEMARQVQLRLLPGCPPKLERAEIAARFLPARSIGGDVYDFLDYGNGRVALAVGDVSGKAAPAALYAALVSGILRSLAPQRLSAGALLAALNDQLQERKLASQYVTMLIAVWDDSVQTLQIANAGSVQPLYVTADAASLTNAIDVRTIPVEGFPLGLFPNVMYEERTLTTRPGDMVVFFSDGIVDANDSRGEMFGSERLSTLLQHHPTATDSAMAAVEAILDAVSLFQAGTEHFDDETVLVLRVL, from the coding sequence ATGGCCAAGAGCGACAAGTCGAGACGAGCCGGTACGCCCGGTGCCGATCCACCAAGAGCGGAGGATCACTTCGAGGGGGATTACCGCCCTCCGTTGCAGGAGCACGCGCTTGTGCCGGAGCCTAATCCGCATATTCGCGTGGAGCCATTGCAGGTGGAGTTTTTGCACCGGCTGGCGGATGCTCTGAATACGACGCTGGATGTGAATACGCTGATGCACAAGGTTGCGGACCTGGTGCGGGCGGTAATCGACTATCGAATCTTCGCGATCCTGCTGCTGAACGACCGCACGAACGAGCTGCGGATGCGCTTCCAGAGCGGGCATACGCCGGAGATCGAGCGGCTGCGGATCAAGATTGGGCATGGTGTCGTGGGGCAGGCTGCGCTGCAACGGCGGTCGCTGCTAATCGAAGATGTTTCGACGTTTCCGCAGTATATTGACGCGAACCCGAATGTGAAGTCGGAGCTGGCGGTGCCACTGATCATGAAGAACAAGGTGATCGGCGTGCTGGATCTGCAATCGGAGCAGCCTGGGTTCTTCACGACGGAGCATCGGAGGTTGCTGGAGCTGACGGCGTCGCGGATGTCGACGGCTATCGAGAACGCACGGCTGTATACGCGTGTCTCGCGCCAGGCGGAGACGCTGAGCGTGCTGAACGACATCTCGCGGGAGATCACGAGCATCCTGGACCCGGACGATCTGCTGGAGCGGATCGGGCAGTTGCTGAAACGGGTGATCGACTTCCAGATGTTCACGATTCTGCTGTGGAACGAGCGGGAGGAGCAGTTCGAGCATCGGTTTTCTTCGCGGTATGGCGAGCGCATTGCGAAGGTTCGCACGGTGCAGCTGGGACAGGGACTGATCGGCGTGGCGGCTGAGGAGCGGATACCGATCCTCGCGCCGGATGTGCGGAAGGACAGCCGCTATATCGCGGAGAATCCTGAGACGCGTTCAGAGCTGTCGGTGCCGCTGATCTACAAGGGCAAGGTGATCGGGGTGATGGACCTCGAACATACGCGGGTGAACTACTACAACGAGGAGCATCAGCGAACTCTGAGCACGCTGGCGGCTCAGGTTGCGATCTCGATTGCGAATGCGCGGCTGTACCAGCGCATCCACGAGGAAGAGCAGCGGATGGAGCGCGATCTGGAGATGGCACGGCAGGTGCAGTTACGGCTGCTGCCGGGTTGTCCTCCGAAGCTGGAACGCGCTGAGATCGCGGCGAGATTTCTTCCGGCGCGGTCGATCGGCGGCGATGTGTACGACTTTCTCGACTATGGGAATGGGCGGGTTGCGTTGGCGGTGGGGGATGTTTCGGGCAAAGCTGCGCCGGCGGCGTTGTATGCGGCACTGGTGTCGGGGATACTGCGTTCGCTTGCTCCGCAGCGGTTGTCGGCGGGGGCTCTTCTGGCAGCATTGAACGACCAGTTGCAGGAGCGGAAGCTGGCCTCGCAGTATGTGACGATGCTGATTGCTGTGTGGGACGACAGCGTGCAGACGTTGCAGATTGCGAATGCGGGATCGGTGCAACCGCTGTACGTGACGGCGGATGCGGCTAGCTTGACGAATGCGATCGACGTGCGAACGATCCCGGTGGAGGGGTTTCCGCTGGGACTGTTTCCTAACGTGATGTATGAGGAGAGGACGCTAACGACTCGGCCGGGCGACATGGTGGTCTTCTTCTCGGATGGCATTGTGGATGCGAACGACTCACGGGGCGAAATGTTCGGCTCTGAACGGCTGAGCACGTTGTTACAGCATCATCCAACAGCTACGGATAGCGCGATGGCAGCGGTGGAGGCCATTCTGGATGCGGTTTCCCTATTCCAGGCGGGGACGGAGCACTTCGACGATGAGACGGTCCTGGTGTTGCGGGTTTTGTAG